Part of the Cohnella candidum genome, TATGTGGATAGATGCGCGTCGGTATTGGCTTTTCCAACAGTCATCGGAGCCCTATTGTCTTTGTCGCGATATGCTTGCAAAACTCGCTGTCATGCTCCACGAAAAGGATGGTCGGAGCGTGCTCAAGAAGCAGTTCTTCGATCTGCATCCGGGAAATGATGTCGACGAAATTAAGCGGTTCGTCCCAAACGTGCAAATGAACCCGCTCGCAGAGGCTTTTCGCGATGAGCACTTTCTTCTTCTGGCCGCCGCTGAAAGAAGCGATGTCCTTCTCGAATTGCAATCGCGAAAAATCGAGCTTCCGTAAAATCGATTTGAACAAGCTCTCATCAATCCCGCTCATTCTCGCGAAATCGGACAAATCTCCCTGCAAATGCGAGGTGTCTTGTGAGACGTACGAAATTTTCAGCTGGCTACCGATTCGTAGCACGCCGGAGTAAGGAATATCCTCCCCGCAAATCAGTTTGAGCAAGCTGGATTTTCCCGAACCGTTCGGGCCGGTCAGCGCTATGCGGTCCCCTTGTTCGATCGTAAAGCTGACGTCGCGGCAAGCGGTCTTCCCGCCGTAATGAATCGAAACGCGGTCAAGCTCGACGAGTTGGTGCTTGTGATACGCCAGTTGCGAAATTTTCAGGCTCTCCGAGCTTTCGACGTTTTTAAGAAGCTGGGATTTTTCTTCGATCGCGGATTGCTGCCTATGCTCAAGCGACTTGGACCTCTTCATCATCTTGGCGGCTTTGTGGCCAATGTAACCTTTATCCACCTTAGAGCCGGAGTTGCGGGTGCCATTCTTGGTTTTTTCCACTTCGTGCGACCAGTTACTCGTCCGGTTGGCCGCTTCGGAGAGACGCTTGATGTCCTTCTTCAGCTTATCGTTCTCGGCGAGTTCGAAATGGTCCTGCCGTTGTTTGTTCTCCCACCAATCGGAAAAATTCCCCTTTTGGACTTCGATATTGGTTTTGTTGATCGCAAGAACGTGGTCCACGCAGTTGTCGAGGAACGCCCGGTCGTGCGACACCAAAATAAACCCGCTCTTCCCGTTCAGATAATCGCTGACCAGCTTTCGCGCATGCAGGTCCAGATGATTAGTCGGCTCGTCGATGAGCAGAAAGCTGTTTTCCTTCAAAAACAAGGCGGCCAGCAGTACCTTCGTTTGTTCCCCATTGGACAGGGTTTCGAACGGCCGGTACAGCACGTCGTCCGACACTTTCAAAAGCGAAAGCTCACGCAATAACTGCCATTGCTCATAGTCCGGACAAATTTCCTCGACGATATCAATCGTATTGTACTCTTTGTGTTCAACGTGGAAGGGGAAATAATCGAAACTGACGTTTGCCGATATCGTTCCGCTGTATTCGTATTTGCCGAGCAAGAGATGGAGAAACGTGGTTTTGCCTCGGCCGTTTCTTCCCGTAAAGCCTAATTTCCAGTTCGTATCCATTTGAAAACTGACGTTCTCGAAAATGTTGTCGTAGCTGCCGTCATAGGCAAACGACAGGTTCGATACCTTGATCATGGACATGCCGGTAACCTCCTTAGCCGTAATAAAAAGAGCTGCAGGAAAGTTACCTTTCCTACAGCTCAAAAAAATACGGCCATTTCAGCCCGGACGAGGGCATGAAAAAGATATATCTTCGAGAGTGAAAAGAATAAGGTAACTTTCTTGCCGATCAAGAATAAAACAATCCCTGCTTTATTCTTTAGACGCGGGCAAGAAATATCACATTATCCTCTTCATCTCCGTTCGTTAAAATTAGGGACAGTTTAACATAGCCTTTTCCCTTTTTGCAACGTCGGATCCTGCTTACTTCTCTTCGGACACGAACCGGCTCCAAACCTTTCTAAACTCCTCAGGCTTCTCGACATGCAGGGAATGCCCCGCATCCTCGATGACGACTTCTTCATAGCTGCCGCCGCCCGCCTGATATCGGTCCAAAACGAGTCTCATTTGCGAAACCATCGGCTGCGGCGGATACACGTCCGCACCCGGCCAACCCGGTACATAGCCTAACTGGCCCAAGTACCCGAAATCCAGGAAGGACGTATCGGAAACGATGGCGTCATGGGATCCCCGGATCCAAAGAACAGGCGGTTTCTCCTCGATGGAAGAGAATGAAGAGAGATTGACGTATTTGGGAGAGATCGCATTGTTGATGCCGTCCGATCCGGGCGCAACGCCCGGCCAATTCGCCGAGGCTTCGAACGCTCCCGGATACAGTCCGGGTCCGACGCGGGTCGTCAGCATCGACGTGACGTATTCTTCTTCTTTCTCTGCCCGGAACGGCGGTTTCACATAAAACTGGTTCAGGACGTTGCGCGGACTGTTCGGATCTTCATCCGTCCGATCTCCGTTCCTGAGCCGTTCCGCGAAAACCGGATTCGCCGTTCCCCCTCCGGAGCCTGCGAAGTCGGCATGACAAGGGGTTCCTTCCACATCCTTCGTTCCGCCGAATCCGAACGGCGACATCGGATTCAGCAACGTGAGCGAAGCCGCCGTTCCCGGCCGATCGATGAGTAGCTGCATCAAAACGCTTGCTCCCATGGACCAACCGACCAGATGGATCGCTCTGTCGATCCGCAAAGTCTGAAGGAAAGAGGCCAAATCCTCCGACCAATCACGCAGTCCGCGAGTCGCATCGATCGGTTCGGCCTGCGTCTCCCCATAACCGCGCAAGTCGGGAGCCAGTACCCAGTAGCGATCGGACAGGAATTCCATCGTGTCTGGCCAGAACAGACTGGAAGAGACGTTGCCGTGCAGGAGCAGGACCGGTTCAAACTCCGGGTTTCCGGCCTCCAGATAAGAAATCCGCAGCCTGTCCGTTTGTACCTCTTTACGAGAAATGGTGTTCATTCACTCGCACCTCCACTGGTTTTATCAATCCTCAAGACCCAATCGTTTTTTGAGTTCCCGAACGACGTCGAGTCCCGCTCCCCGGCTGGAGAATAAATTTTTCGCATAGCTGACGGCAAGCCGCCGGTCCGGATCTCCGAACGCGATCGATCCGCCATAACCGGCGTGGCCGAAAGTGGTCATTCTCGGTCCCATCATCGGATTCGTCGGACCCAGTTGGTAGCCCAAGCCTCTATACTGATCTTCTTGCATTGGGGTGATATGCCTGGCCGTTGCCGTACGCATTCGGGTCTGCGGCAAAAGTTCCACTCCCTCTGCGCCTCCGGGAAGCAGGCAAGCGTAATGTTTTGCCGCCGCCTTAGCCGTCATGATGCCGTTGCTCGCCGGAATGCAGGCGTATCTCGCCTCGCGCCCGTTCATCCATTCCGCGAGCGGGCAGATCCAAGCCGGTATCGATTGAAGTCCCGTCGCGGGGAACATCTCCTGATCGAACTCTGGCTCCTCCAGCCAGGCGACACGCGGCTCGGCCTCTTCGGAGATGCCGACGTACAGGTCGGAAATGCCGAGCGGGTCCATAATCTCTTCTTTCAGAACTTGCTGAAAGGAGCGCCCGTCCAATCGTTGAATCATCTCTCCGACGATCCAGCTGAACGTGATGGCGTGATACTCCATATGTTCGCCGGGCGGCCATTGGGGAGTGAGACCTGCGATCTCGTCCCGCATCCGGTTCCAATCCGCGACTTCCGCTCTGCCGATTCCTTCCGGCATATGCGGAATCCCTGCCGTATGGGCCAGCGCGTGGCGAATCGTGGTCGCTTCTTTCCTATGAGCGCCATACTCCGGCCAGAGCTCGACGATCGGCATGTCATAGTCGAGAGAATGCCGTTCTGCAAGCACGTGAAGCATCGTTGCCGCGATGCCTTTGGTCACGGAAAATACGGGAAACAGCGTCTGATCGTCCACGAGCTTTCCCGTTCTGGAATCCGCGACGCCCGCCCATGCGTCCACGATCAACTCGCCTTCATAATAGGCGGCCAGCTGAACGCCGAGTTCCCGTCCTTCCTCGACCATCTGCTCCAAAAACCGCTGCATGTGCCTCTGAATATCGCCCATCCGGTTTCCCCCTCCGGCACGCCATCTTGAATGGATCGCTAGCGTTAGTCCCGTTCGACTAGGAGGGCGACACCTTGGCCCCCGCCGACGCACAGCGCCGCGATTCCCCGTTTCGCCTCCCGCTTCTCCATCTCATATAGCAGCGAAACGACGATCCGGGCGCCGCTCGCGCCGATCGGATGCCCAAGCGCGATCGCGCCTCCGTTCACATTGATCTTCTCCGGCGGAATGCCCAGCTCCTGCCTCACGGCAATCGATTGGGAGGCGAAAGCTTCGTTCAGCTCGAACAAATCGATGTCGTCCAGAGAGACGCCGGTACGCCGCCGCAAGCGGCGAATCGCCTCAACGGGTCCGAGCCCCATTAAGGACGGATCCAGGGCACTGACGGCATATCCGCGAATCCGCGCCAAGGGTTGAAGTCCCCGCCCGGCTGCCGCCTCTGCCGACATCACGATCATGGCGGCCGCACCGTCATTGATGCCCGAGGCGTTGCCGGCCGTCACGATGCCGCCCTCTTTAAAGGCGGGCCGCAAGGCGGCGAGCCTCTCGACCGTCGTTCCCGGCCGCGGATATTCGTCCTGGTCGAACCGAACGGCCTCGCCCTTCTTCTGCGGGATGAACATCGGAACGATCTCCGCCTCGAATCGCTTGTTCGCCATCGCTTGTTCCGCTTTGCATTGGCTTTCCGCCGCGAACGCGTCGAGCTCCGCTCGGGTCAGGCCGTAACGTTCGGCGACGTTCTCGGCCGTGACCCCCATATGAACGTCGGTCAACGCACACCATAATCCGTCCCGGATCATCGTATCCGTCAGCTGACCGTCCCCCATCCGCAATCCGGAACGGACGCCTTCCACCAAATAGGGAGCCCGGCTCATGCTTTCCATCCCGCCCGCGACGACCGCGTCCGCATCTCCGAGCAGAACGGATTGCGCCGCGAGAATGACTGCCTGAAGCCCCGAACCGCATACTCGATTCACGGTCAGGGCCGGCACTTCATGAGGCAGTCCGCCCTTCAGCCAGGCCTGGCGGGCGGGATTTTGCCCGAGCCCCGCCTGAAGAACGTTTCCCATGATGACTTCGTCGATCTCTTCGGCCTTCAGGAATGCCCTTCGCAGCGCTTCTTGGATGACGATGCTGCCCAGTTCGGTCGCCGGCAACCCGGACAACGCTCCTTGGAAATTGCCGATCGCCGTTCTCACGGCGCCAACGATCACCGCTTCTTTGTTCATTGGGCCTCACGCAATCCGAAAGTGCCGACGTCCGGAACGGAGGGATCAACGAAGAACGATGCCTCGGTACACTTGCGGACTTCGTCCAGGGATACGCCGGGCTGCAATTCGACCAATGTCATGCCGTCCTCCGCAAAATCAAATACGGCTAAATCCGTGATCAGACGGTGTACGACCCGGCGGCCGGTAAGCGGCAGCGAGCAGCGTTGCTTCACTTTCGACTCGCCGTGCTTGTTGACATGCTCCATGATGACGACGACTCGCTTGGCACCGTTCACCAAATCCATCGCGCCGCCCATGCCTTTGACCATTTTGCCGGGAATCATCCAGTTCGCGAGATCGCCCTCCTCGGAAACCTCCATCCCTCCCAGAATGGCCAGATCGATATGTCCGCCGCGGATCATGGCGAACGACTCGGCGCTGTCGAAATATACGGCGCCGCGGGCCGCGGTGACCGTCTCCTTGCCGGCATTGATGAGATCCACATCTTCCTCGCCATCCGTCGGATATGGACCGATCCCAAGCAAGCCGTTTTCCGATTGGAGCATGACTTCCACGTCCGCTGGAATATGGTCTGCAAGCGATGTCGGCATGCCGATGCCCAGGTTGACGTACATGCCGCTGCGAATTTCCTTGACCGCGCGCTCTATGATTCGGGTACGTGAATCGCTCATCCTAAACCTCCTGCCGCCGGGCGAACCGTTCGCCGCTCGATCCTTTTGTCGTAAGCCCCGCCTTGGATAACTCTCTGAACGTAGATGCCGGGCGTATGAATCGAATCCGGATCCAGCTCGCCCGGCTCCACTACTTCCTCCGCTTCCGCGATCGTGATCCGGCCGGCGGCCGCCGCCAACGGATTGAAGTTCCTCGACGTTTTCCGGAACACCAGGTTGCCGAACCGATCCGCCTTCCACGCTTTGACAAGCGCGAAATCGCCGATGATCGCCTTTTCCAGCAAGTAGTTCTTCCCGTCGAACTGCCGGACTTCCTTGCCTTCGGCCACGGTCGTTCCGACGCCTGCCGCCGTATAAAAACCCGGGACCCCCGCTCCCCCGGCCCGTAAACGCTCCGCGAGCGTTCCTTGCGGCACGAGCTCCACCTCAAGTTCTCCGCTCAGATACTGTTGCTCGAAATTTTTGTTCTCGCCGACGTACGAAGAGACCATTTTCCGAATCTGCTTGCTCGCGAGCAGCAATCCGAGGCCCCAATCATCCACGCCGCAATTGTTGCTCACGACGGTCAGACCGCGGGTTCCCCGCTCCCGAAGCGCCGCGATCAGGTGCTGCGGAATGCCGCACAAGCCGAAACCTCCCACGATCAGAGTCGCGCCGTCCGGGATATCCGCGATCGCTTCCTGCATCGAATCGACCATTTTATTCAAACGAGTCCACCCCCCTTTCGTATCCTCATTGCGCGGTATACCCTCCGTCTATCAACAAGGAAGAACCGGTAACGCCCTTGAGCTTATCGCTCGCGATCAATGCGGCATAGTCCGCGATTTCGCTCGCGTCCAGCAGCCGCCGCTGGGGGACGAGCGGGTAAATCACTTCCTCTAGAACGCGATCGAGTGACACTTTCCGCACCCGGGCCAAATCCTCAAGCTGTCCGCGGACCAGAGGCGTATCGACGTAACCCGGACACAAGGCGTTTACCGTAATTCCGTGCTCCGCCCCCTCCAAAGCCGCAACCTTCGTGAGTCCGATCAAGCCGTGCTTCGCGCTGTTGTACGCCGCTTTGCCCGCAAATCCGACGAGGCCGTTAATGGAGGCGATATTGAGAATGCGTCCGTAACGCCGCTCCTTCATCATCGGAAAAACGTACTTGATGCCGATGAAGGCTCCCGTCAACATCACCTTGAGCATCCGGTCGAACTGTTCGACCGGAAACTCCTCGATCGGGGCGACGTATTGCAATCCTGCATTGTTCACCAAAATGTCCAGCTTGCCGCTCGCTTTCCGAAACGATTCCAGCGCTTCCGCATACTGCTTCTCGTTAGTCACGTCGCAGTGCATTCCCATCGCACAGCAGCCTTCGGCCCTTAAGGAAGCTGCCGCAGCCATCGCTTTGTCACCGTCCAGATCGGCCAAAGCGACCATCGCTCCCTCTCCGGCGAAGTTCCGCGCGATTTCCAACCCGATTCCGCTGCCCGCTCCCGTGACGAAAGCGGTTTTGCCGGCCAAAAGAACAGACATGTCTTGTCATCTCCATATGAAGTGAATTCCTCGTTATTTCCATTGAGAGCGTTTACACTTTCCATTTTACAGGGTCGAAATTCCCAGGTAAAATTCATATATCGTATGGTTGCCATAACGAATCGTTATCGTGGGGGAGAGAATAATGGAGCTTCGGAACTTGGCGTATGTACTCGAGGTCGCCAAACAGAAGAACATGACCAAGGCGGCGGAGGTGCTCAATACGACGCAGCCCAACCTCAGCAAAATCATCAAAAACATCGAAGCGGAACTCGGCGTCACACTTTTCGATCGTTCCGGAAAAACGTTCAAGCTGACCGACTCCGGCGCCTCTGCCGTTGGCCAATTCCGTGCCATCGTCGAATCCGTCAACGACCTGCATGCCCGCCTTCACGATATTTCCACGCTGGAGAACGGGAGCCTTCTCATCGGCCTTCCTCCGGTGATCAGTTCCGTGTTCTTCCCCCGGGTCGTGGCCCCTTTCAAAAAAAAGTATCCCAAAATCGAGATCCGCATCGTGGAAGAGGGCGCCCAAAAAGTCGAGCAGCTCGTACGCATCGGGGAACTCGACCTGGGCGTAGTGGTCGCTCCTGTCGAAGACGAACAGCTGGGTACGGTGCGTTTCCTCGAACAGAAGCTGTTCGCCGTCCTCAACCGCCGGCATCCTTGTGCAAGCGATGAGTCGGTGGCCTTGGCCTCGCTGCGGGATGACCCTTTTATTTTGTTTCCGCAAGGCTTCTCCGTTCGAAAACATGTCGTCCTGGCCAGCAACCGTCTCGGTTTTGACCCGTCCATCGCCTTCGAGAGCGCCCAATGGGATCTGCTGGCCGAGATGGTCGCTTCCAACATGGGCGTGTCCTTTTTGCCGGAGGCCATTTGCGCCAAAGTCGTGAATCCCGAAGTCCGGCTTCTTCCCTTGACCGATCCCGTGATTCCCTGGAATCTACGGCTGATCTGGAACAAAGAGAGATATGTGTCCTATGCGATCAAGGAATTCGTGCGTCAGGCGGAAGATGCTTCCGGGATGGCGTGAGAAGCGGTCAACTGCAGCTTCGTGCTCGCTTGCTGCATCACTCCGGCGATTCTGCGGCATCCAGGCACAAGATCCAATCCTGATCTCGTCCACTGGCGGGCGCGATGAACCGCCGCTTCCCTTCGGCATTCGGAAAACGGCCGGCCGGTATCCATGCACCATCGCTCGTATTGAACCAGGACGCCTCCGCAAATGGAGCATCCAATACCCCCATGACGACATCCGCGTATAGGCCGTTCGGGCAGAAGACCAGCGCAAACCGTTCGCCGCGAGCCGCAACGCGTCGGCATTCGCCGGGGAGATTTCCGGCTAGGAGCGCCAAGTCCGGGCGCAGCTCCAGCCACCTCCTTGCCTGCATGAGTGCCTTGACGTGTCTCATTTGCTCCGCACCCGGTCGGCGCAGCGCCTCCTTCCAGCCCATAATGAAGAACGGCTCCTCAGGATTAACCCCGACGAAGCCTCCGTCGTTCATCGACCAGACGGAATGGTGTCCGTATGTATGTCCGAAGGCGCCGGAGAGCAGCGCATAATACGCCGCACGGCGCACGTGAACCGCGTCAAAATAACCGTTCTCCGCCTTGAAACGAATCGGCAGGTCCTCGTAGCACGGCTCTGCGTCAAGTACGGGCTTGACCGGCGACATCGCATAGCAGGCGGCGACAAGCTCGTCGTTCGTCGGCTTGGCATGAAGATGGCCCGATTGCACCATGTTGAAGTCAAGCCAAGGCTCATCGTGCAGCTGTCGGGCCGAGCTGTCCGGGCCGGTCGGATGGAAGGTCATAAGGTGGCTCCCGCCGTCGCCTTCGCGCAGCCCCTCCGCCATGGCGCAAACGATTTCGAAGTGCCGGCGGGTATGCAGCGGGCGGTCTCCCCCGAGCACCCAAACAAGACCCGGAACGTCCCTGTATCGGTTTCCAAGCCATTTGCCGTACACGTACGCGTTCTCCACCGTGAAGATTTCAGGCTCCTTCTCCCACGGCCAGCGATGGATCCGGTTCCCCCAAGCAGGCAGTAAGGCAATATAGAGTCCGAGCTCATTGGCTTTGCTTATCGTATAGTCAACATGGTCCCAGTACGAGTAATCTCCCTTAAGGTCCGGCCGTTTCGGGTCTGGAACACCATCCGCGGCGAGCTGGAGCGGTTCCCTTCCGTAGGCGTTCCCCTTCCCGTACGTCTCGTCAAGCTCGGCCAAGGCAACCGCCTGTACGACCGTGAAGCCTTGCTTAGCTCGGGTGGCGAGATAGTACAGGATTTCCTCCCGGTTCAGATTGTGAAAAAGCTCCCACGCGGTATCGCCGAGCCAGTAGAAAGGAATTCCGTCTTCGTGCACCAGGAAACGACGGTTTTCGCTGACCCTGAGCCGCTTCATCGATTTTCCCATTCCCACTCCTCCATTCGTGTTGATGCTCCTCTAACATTACCATCGCGTTTCGGAGACTAGCCATTTCCATTCTTCCGACGTTTGTGACGGATTCAACGACGTTTCTCCCAAAACAAAACGACAAAATTGTCAGGGTGAGACATATAGCTAAACTTATTGCATCGGTCCTGAATAAATTGAAACCGTACATTGGACACGAGGAGGAATTTCAATTCCTGCAATAAGTGTGATTAGGACGATACGAGTAGGAGAGGCTCCGAACGATATCGCGTTAAACCGGCGCACAAACAAGCTATATGTGGCGAACAACCGGAGCAACACCGTATCGGTCATTAACAGCGGCACCAATCGAGTCATCGCGACCATCAAAGGCGTGAAGGGTGCGGCTACGGTTACGGTCAACCCGTGCACGAACCGGATTTACGTCGCGGGATCAGCGGGAAATTTGTTCATTATCGACGGCAGGACGGATACCCTCATCAAAACGTTCAACGTCGGGGGTGCCTTTTCATCGATTGCGGTTAATGTGCGTACGAATCTGGTCTACTCGCTGAACATCGTGAAGAACGCCGTAACCGTCATTGACGGCAAGCTCAAAAAAATCGCAGCGACAATAAAAGTCGGCAAGCAGGTCCTTGCCGGATTACCGAATACGGTCGGTGTCAATCCCTTCGTTAACCGCATCTACGTCTTGAATACAGATGCAGATACGATGTCCGTCATCGACGGGTGCTCGAATAAGGTAGTCAAGACGATCAAAATCGGGAATAAACCCTCTTCGCTTGCCATCAATTTACGTACGGACCGGATTTATGCCGCGACTTCAACGAATGCCGGCTCTGTCGCAGTCGTCGACGGGCGAAATAATAAACTGATCAAGATCATCTCAGGTGTCGGCTCCGTCGGTACCATGGCCATCAACCCGATCACAAACCGGATCTATGCGCCGGATGATACGACAGGCAGCAAAAATGTGGCCGTCATCAGCGGTGCCAACAACAAATTGATTGCCACGGTCGTCAACGGTGAATCCCCGGTGCTGGCAGTCGTGAACCAAAAGCTGAATCGGATTTACGTCGCCACCGCCATTGGGGAATCGTCTCGAGAAAGAGTATTCGTCATCAACGGAGCGAACAACAAGATCATTGCCAACGTCCGAGTCGGTCTGAGCACATTGTCGGGTGTCGTCAACGAAAAGAACAATCGCGTTTACATGGCGAACCAAGGCGAGAACACGATATCGGTGATCGCGGGGTAGTCCCTCGGTTCATAGACAAGGGAGGAAAGATAGATGCCTAGTAGCGGCGGTTCGCTTTGTGATCGGTTCTCAAGGGTGATCGGGGGTGAACCCGGCTTTGCCGGCGGAAAATGCGTCTCGACCATCAATCGGAATCGAATAAGAGCAACCATATTAGGAAAGAGATTTCGAGTCACGTCTTCTTTTTCGTTCGAATCCCTCAATGAAAGAACCGGCAAGTCGCTTTGTTTGGGTAGAGCGGCTTTTTTAGAGAAAGAGGTCAATCCATTTATAAAAGCCATTCGAAATCAAGGAATCAAAGTATCGTCCGTCCATAACGAGTGGCTATTCGATCGACCCCGCCTGATCTATATCAATGTTGAAGCCGTAGAGAGGCCACTTGTCTTTGCAAGAAAAATCAGGAGAGCGTTGGATGCGACTCATTGAGGGTTTCTTTTTATATATAAAAAAAGTGTGTGGTGTCAGAATTGGTGAGAAAATTCATGCATAATCCCTTATGCAGTCAAGCATCATTTTCAAAATTGTTGAGAAGTAACTATGGACTGGCTATTTTGTCAGCTCATTTTTCTAAATTAATGAGAAAAAATGCAACTGGTTAAATGTATAAATATACGGAATGCAGAATGGAATAAGGAAAAAAAATGAGCAACCGCAATGGTTGCTCATACTGTAATTATGATAAATTCATTACTCCTCTGTTTCAAAGTCAAGCTTATTGAGAGCTATGCTATCCTCTTCCATTTAGGCAAGATTGATTTCCTTGATGAGCGCCAAGGGAATTTTAGGCTTTCTGTCTTCAGTGAGCAGCCCATTCACTTCTTGTTGAACATCCGTAAGTTGCGTGTAGCAATAACCACAGATATAGTCCGTGTTTTTTATCGCTTCATGGATCTTCCGAAAACGCTCGATAAAAGCAGCCTCGTCCGCCACTTGATTTCCGTATCCCCAGCCTATTTCGCTCCGGAACGCAATCCCGCCAAACTCGCTGATAATGATTGTCTGTCCGGCATATTCGTAACCTTGTGCAAGCGAAAACTTCCAATTGTTGAAGGCGATTTGATTGTCAACGATCTTCCGTTTATCGGCGTACTGCTTAGAAAATTCTTCGCTGCTCTCCACGTAATCGTGTAGGGTGAGAATATCGGAAATCGTATGCTCCCAGCCGTCATTCGTGATAACGGGACGGAATGGGTCAATAGACTTCGTCAAATGATAAATCCCTTCCGTGAACTTCTGCTGCCGAATATTCGTTCGAATTTGCGCGATCCCCCATGATTCGTTGAAGGGAACCCATGTAATAATACTCGGATGATTATAATGCTGCCGAACGATATCCAGCCATTCCCGGGTAAAGTTGTCGACTGCCGAATCGTTGAATGTATAGGTTGCCGGCATCTCGGACCACACCAACAGACCTTTAACATCAGCCCAGTATAGAAAACGTTCGTCTTCGATTTTCATGTGTTTGCGCACGCCGTTGTAACCCATGGCTAAAATGAGATCGATATCTTGGATGATCGCTTCTTCCGACGGAGGCGTGAGATGGCTTTCTGGCCAATAACCCTGATCCAGAATCAATCTTTGATAAATAGGCGTATTGTTCAGCAGCACTTGGCCGTTTTCGATTGATATTTTTCGCATGCCGAAATACGAGTGCACTTCATCCAGCGCTTCACCATTCAGGAACAATATAAACTCGACGTCGTAAAGATTCGGATGCTGCGGTGTCCATGGACGCATCTTCCATGGGCCGTTTGTTTCATGGATCAGTTCTGTTTCCACCTGAAACGAAGGGCGGTCTACCTTCAATCGGAATTGTTTGATCAATTCTCCGTTAAAAGAGACCCGCGTTTCGAGCTCAAGTCCGTCTGCCGGTAACTCCCCCACCGTTTCGTATTCGAATTGCACAGCATAACGATCTAAGTCAGGCGTCATTTTTACCGATCCAATGTACGTTTGAGAAACGAACTCCATCCACACACTTTGCCAGATTCCCGTCGTTTGGACATAGAAGCATTCGAAGTTATCCTTCACCCAGCGTTGCTTGCCCCGCGGCTGGTCGCAGTTCTGGCTGTCTTCAGCTTTCACGACCAGATTGATCTCGGATGCGTTATCGATGAAGCCAGTAATATCGAACGAG contains:
- a CDS encoding Lsa family ABC-F type ribosomal protection protein → MSMIKVSNLSFAYDGSYDNIFENVSFQMDTNWKLGFTGRNGRGKTTFLHLLLGKYEYSGTISANVSFDYFPFHVEHKEYNTIDIVEEICPDYEQWQLLRELSLLKVSDDVLYRPFETLSNGEQTKVLLAALFLKENSFLLIDEPTNHLDLHARKLVSDYLNGKSGFILVSHDRAFLDNCVDHVLAINKTNIEVQKGNFSDWWENKQRQDHFELAENDKLKKDIKRLSEAANRTSNWSHEVEKTKNGTRNSGSKVDKGYIGHKAAKMMKRSKSLEHRQQSAIEEKSQLLKNVESSESLKISQLAYHKHQLVELDRVSIHYGGKTACRDVSFTIEQGDRIALTGPNGSGKSSLLKLICGEDIPYSGVLRIGSQLKISYVSQDTSHLQGDLSDFARMSGIDESLFKSILRKLDFSRLQFEKDIASFSGGQKKKVLIAKSLCERVHLHVWDEPLNFVDIISRMQIEELLLEHAPTILFVEHDSEFCKHIATKTIGLR
- a CDS encoding alpha/beta fold hydrolase, with translation MNTISRKEVQTDRLRISYLEAGNPEFEPVLLLHGNVSSSLFWPDTMEFLSDRYWVLAPDLRGYGETQAEPIDATRGLRDWSEDLASFLQTLRIDRAIHLVGWSMGASVLMQLLIDRPGTAASLTLLNPMSPFGFGGTKDVEGTPCHADFAGSGGGTANPVFAERLRNGDRTDEDPNSPRNVLNQFYVKPPFRAEKEEEYVTSMLTTRVGPGLYPGAFEASANWPGVAPGSDGINNAISPKYVNLSSFSSIEEKPPVLWIRGSHDAIVSDTSFLDFGYLGQLGYVPGWPGADVYPPQPMVSQMRLVLDRYQAGGGSYEEVVIEDAGHSLHVEKPEEFRKVWSRFVSEEK
- a CDS encoding serine hydrolase domain-containing protein, which produces MGDIQRHMQRFLEQMVEEGRELGVQLAAYYEGELIVDAWAGVADSRTGKLVDDQTLFPVFSVTKGIAATMLHVLAERHSLDYDMPIVELWPEYGAHRKEATTIRHALAHTAGIPHMPEGIGRAEVADWNRMRDEIAGLTPQWPPGEHMEYHAITFSWIVGEMIQRLDGRSFQQVLKEEIMDPLGISDLYVGISEEAEPRVAWLEEPEFDQEMFPATGLQSIPAWICPLAEWMNGREARYACIPASNGIMTAKAAAKHYACLLPGGAEGVELLPQTRMRTATARHITPMQEDQYRGLGYQLGPTNPMMGPRMTTFGHAGYGGSIAFGDPDRRLAVSYAKNLFSSRGAGLDVVRELKKRLGLED
- a CDS encoding acetyl-CoA C-acetyltransferase; translation: MNKEAVIVGAVRTAIGNFQGALSGLPATELGSIVIQEALRRAFLKAEEIDEVIMGNVLQAGLGQNPARQAWLKGGLPHEVPALTVNRVCGSGLQAVILAAQSVLLGDADAVVAGGMESMSRAPYLVEGVRSGLRMGDGQLTDTMIRDGLWCALTDVHMGVTAENVAERYGLTRAELDAFAAESQCKAEQAMANKRFEAEIVPMFIPQKKGEAVRFDQDEYPRPGTTVERLAALRPAFKEGGIVTAGNASGINDGAAAMIVMSAEAAAGRGLQPLARIRGYAVSALDPSLMGLGPVEAIRRLRRRTGVSLDDIDLFELNEAFASQSIAVRQELGIPPEKINVNGGAIALGHPIGASGARIVVSLLYEMEKREAKRGIAALCVGGGQGVALLVERD
- a CDS encoding 3-oxoacid CoA-transferase subunit B; translation: MSDSRTRIIERAVKEIRSGMYVNLGIGMPTSLADHIPADVEVMLQSENGLLGIGPYPTDGEEDVDLINAGKETVTAARGAVYFDSAESFAMIRGGHIDLAILGGMEVSEEGDLANWMIPGKMVKGMGGAMDLVNGAKRVVVIMEHVNKHGESKVKQRCSLPLTGRRVVHRLITDLAVFDFAEDGMTLVELQPGVSLDEVRKCTEASFFVDPSVPDVGTFGLREAQ
- a CDS encoding CoA transferase subunit A, whose product is MVDSMQEAIADIPDGATLIVGGFGLCGIPQHLIAALRERGTRGLTVVSNNCGVDDWGLGLLLASKQIRKMVSSYVGENKNFEQQYLSGELEVELVPQGTLAERLRAGGAGVPGFYTAAGVGTTVAEGKEVRQFDGKNYLLEKAIIGDFALVKAWKADRFGNLVFRKTSRNFNPLAAAAGRITIAEAEEVVEPGELDPDSIHTPGIYVQRVIQGGAYDKRIERRTVRPAAGGLG
- a CDS encoding 3-hydroxybutyrate dehydrogenase → MSVLLAGKTAFVTGAGSGIGLEIARNFAGEGAMVALADLDGDKAMAAAASLRAEGCCAMGMHCDVTNEKQYAEALESFRKASGKLDILVNNAGLQYVAPIEEFPVEQFDRMLKVMLTGAFIGIKYVFPMMKERRYGRILNIASINGLVGFAGKAAYNSAKHGLIGLTKVAALEGAEHGITVNALCPGYVDTPLVRGQLEDLARVRKVSLDRVLEEVIYPLVPQRRLLDASEIADYAALIASDKLKGVTGSSLLIDGGYTAQ